Proteins from one Hyperolius riggenbachi isolate aHypRig1 chromosome 4, aHypRig1.pri, whole genome shotgun sequence genomic window:
- the GPR63 gene encoding probable G-protein coupled receptor 63, with the protein MVFSAMLTPAHPVTSYSTYSTHIIFENGYTNLTTPQSSFRGNLDLPPKYSPVAMTTAGTLPLNTTSPTAQPTKDNFETLSLPLQIILSAVMIIIFLLSFLGNFVVCLMVYQKAAMRSAINILLASLAFADLLLSILNMPFALITIIMTKWIFGETFCRVSAMFFWLFVVEGVAILLIISIDRFLIIVQKQDKLNPYRAKILIVISWATSFCVAFPLAVGNPQLQVPSRAPQCVFGYTTNSGYKAYVILIVLIFFFIPFMVMLYAFMGILNTVRHNAVRIHSHPDSICLSQASKLGLMSLQRPFQMNIDISFKTRAFTTILILFIVFIVCWAPFTSYSLVATFNRDFYNKNNFFEISTWLLWLCYLKSALNPIIYYWRIKKFRDACLDLMPKYFKFLPQLPGHTRRRIRPSAIYVCGEHRSAV; encoded by the coding sequence ATGGTGTTCTCGGCAATGCTTACACCAGCTCATCCGGTGACATCTTATAGTACATATAGTACACACATTATCTTTGAAAATGGCTATACAAACTTAACAACGCCACAGTCTTCGTTTCGTGGAAACCTGGATCTGCCACCAAAATACAGTCCAGTTGCCATGACCACAGCTGGTACATTACCACTGAACACTACATCTCCCACTGCACAGCCAACAAAAGATAATTTTGAGACCTTGAGTTTACCACTTCAAATAATTCTTTCTGCTGTGATGATTATTATATTTTTGCTGTCATTCCTGGGAAATTTTGTGGTCTGCCtcatggtctaccaaaaagctgcCATGCGGTCTGCAATTAATATCCTGCTTGCGAGCTTGGCATTTGCTGACTTATTGCTTTCTATCCTGAACATGCCCTTTGCATTAATAACCATCATCATGACAAAGTGGATTTTTGGGGAAACCTTCTGTAGAGTATCTGCCatgtttttttggttgtttgtGGTGGAGGGTGTTGCTATCCTGCTTATAATAAGCATTGACAGGTTTCTAATCATTGTTCAGAAGCAGGACAAGCTGAACCCTTATCGGGCAAAGATTCTCATTGTGATTTCATGGGCGACTTCGTTTTGCGTTGCTTTTCCTCTTGCTGTTGGCAATCCACAGTTACAGGTGCCATCCAGAGCACCACAGTGCGTTTTTGGCTACACCACAAATTCTGGTTATAAAGCTTATGTCATACTGAttgttttgattttcttttttattcCGTTTATGGTTATGCTGTATGCTTTCATGGGCATACTGAACACTGTGCGCCACAACGCAGTCCGTATACATAGCCATCCGGATAGCATATGTCTCAGCCAGGCAAGCAAGTTAGGCCTTATGAGCCTACAAAGGCCTTTTCAAATGAATATAGACATAAGCTTTAAAACTCGTGCCTTCACCACCATTTTAATCCTATTCATAGTTTTTATTGTCTGCTGGGCACCATTTACTAGTTACAGCCTTGTCGCCACATTCAACAGAGACTTCTACAATAAGAACAACTTTTTTGAGATAAGCACTTGGCTCCTTTGGCTATGCTACCTCAAGTCTGCACTAAATCCAATCATTTACTACTGGAGGATAAAGAAGTTTCGGGACGCTTGTTTGGATCTAATGCCCAAGTACTTCAAATTTTTACCCCAGTTACCTGGTCACACTAGAAGACGGATAAGGCCTAGTGCCATATATGTGTGTGGGGAACATAGGTCTGCAGTGTAA